A section of the Leptospira semungkisensis genome encodes:
- a CDS encoding TIGR02300 family protein has protein sequence MATAKKTAKKKAAPKSSASAKKSTPKKKTAAKKKEVTSSAKPASTKKASSGSKSSSLNPLGKKFTCHTCGTKFYDLNKEEKICPKCGADQNKRPVVKTRTRPKVEEEEFPEETNDFDSEAGFEDEEGIVEEPLEEEEEEEEEEE, from the coding sequence ATGGCAACAGCTAAGAAAACAGCCAAAAAAAAAGCTGCACCGAAGTCTTCCGCTTCGGCCAAAAAATCGACTCCTAAGAAAAAAACTGCGGCCAAGAAGAAGGAAGTTACCTCTTCGGCAAAGCCCGCGAGTACTAAAAAAGCATCTTCAGGCTCGAAATCTTCTTCCTTAAATCCGTTAGGCAAGAAGTTCACCTGCCATACTTGCGGAACGAAATTCTACGACCTGAATAAGGAAGAAAAGATCTGCCCTAAATGCGGAGCAGACCAAAACAAGCGTCCTGTCGTAAAAACTAGGACCCGTCCGAAAGTAGAAGAAGAAGAGTTTCCAGAAGAAACCAATGATTTCGATTCGGAAGCAGGCTTCGAAGATGAAGAAGGCATTGTAGAAGAACCTCTTGAAGAAGAGGAAGAAGAGGAAGAGGAGGAGGAATAA
- a CDS encoding pyridoxine 5'-phosphate synthase, whose protein sequence is MIHLSVNVNKVATLRNSRGGNHPDLLAISELILKAGAHGITVHPREDERHIKKQDVFDLKEFLQKYNERNKTRIEYNMEGEPSSRFLDLVLKTKPDQATLVPVTPGEITSDHGFDLKKEKKSLTEYIRKIKDAGIRVSIFMETDLDNLKLVKSTGTDRVEFYTGPYAQAFDESPEKGKEIFESFRQAAEFLEKEKIGINAGHDLDQFNLPLFSDLPCLQEVSIGHRLMSYALEVGIQKSVEVYLQAISKKR, encoded by the coding sequence ATGATCCATTTGAGCGTAAACGTAAACAAAGTAGCTACTTTAAGAAATTCCAGGGGCGGAAATCATCCGGATCTTTTGGCAATCTCAGAATTGATCCTAAAAGCGGGTGCCCACGGGATCACTGTGCATCCCAGAGAGGATGAAAGGCATATCAAGAAGCAGGACGTATTCGATCTAAAGGAATTTCTCCAAAAATACAATGAAAGAAACAAAACTCGCATAGAATACAATATGGAAGGAGAACCTTCTTCTAGATTCTTGGATTTAGTTTTAAAAACGAAGCCGGACCAAGCAACGTTAGTCCCCGTTACACCGGGAGAGATCACGTCCGATCACGGTTTTGATCTGAAGAAGGAAAAAAAAAGCTTAACTGAGTATATCCGAAAGATCAAAGACGCAGGAATTAGGGTCTCCATCTTCATGGAAACCGATCTAGACAACTTGAAACTGGTCAAATCAACCGGAACGGATCGAGTAGAATTTTATACCGGACCGTATGCGCAAGCGTTCGATGAATCTCCCGAAAAAGGAAAGGAGATCTTCGAGTCTTTTCGGCAGGCTGCGGAATTCTTAGAAAAGGAAAAGATAGGGATCAATGCCGGCCATGATCTGGACCAATTCAATCTGCCCTTGTTTTCGGATTTGCCCTGCTTGCAAGAAGTCTCTATCGGTCACAGACTCATGTCCTACGCGTTAGAAGTCGGGATCCAAAAATCCGTAGAAGTCTACTTACAAGCAATCTCGAAAAAAAGGTAA